The following proteins are co-located in the Neodiprion virginianus isolate iyNeoVirg1 chromosome 6, iyNeoVirg1.1, whole genome shotgun sequence genome:
- the LOC124307838 gene encoding transcription elongation regulator 1 isoform X3 codes for MEVSSEQPAPTMEPAANTEQEATEEPTEETEEYNFDGDDYRPFIPRGRGGFRGRGRGAFDFPMRGGPPRFRGRGFGPRGPMFRGGNNGFPFEGPPRPNCPPGPGGPRFRGPPPFDPSWGPMGPPNLMGPPNMMGPPGMPPPHMMNGPLGAGPYGPPPGMGPPSMNQGAQVAGQQTQQQIHQSQTNIPGLDLNGEVWVETKTGDGKSYFYNIRTRETTWTKPEGPNVKVMAQDQLEQLVHGAAKQGTGSTTPTGTIQSQPAETRVTQSGEQVTGSSETQSQAATSTPSSATTAPASEPTDTSVQPEISQTNASPSAVSALATNGTANMMQPPPNMLPMQHRMPTNQFGGPIPTPFGAAPFGMPPPGFQAFGNYGPPQTNWGMPQMPHGVMTPQTGVEDPAILAQIDPELVALALVWTEHRAPDGRMYYYNTKAGESVWEKPQPMKDFENAKLAIRQKADDIVPAGTQDVPIKLEKQEESSPETKENFKETENNKQKKDEVVPKESAKPQDKSRPISSTPVPGTPWCVVWTGDGRVFFYNPSSRISVWERPEDLVGRADVEKLIATPPDAVATPKNPHQSDSCESSDEEQPTPAKKPKQEEVVKVIPKEEEEKEGKKTIDIGKEAAIEAEVRAARERAIVPLDTRIKSFKDMLAEKDVSAFSTWEKELHKIVFDPRYLLLTSKERKQVFEKYVKERAEEERREKRNKMKERKEQFQKLLEEATLHGKSSFSDFAQKHGKDDRFKNVEKMRERESLFNEYLLEVRKREKEEKTAKREQVKKDFLTMLREHKDIDRHSHWSDCKKKLESDWRYRLVESATAREDWFRDYIRILKEERKKEKERDKDHKHREKDHHKSEKKDKDRKDNDKYKDKSKEKVDKEVTKEKKQRRTELNHEENGKEKLTVEKEAGEVEEPEEKKLKRDNDKEENNIASDSEEDREKQKRERERRAEASLREREREVQRTLATHLRDRDKERQHHRHAEAVQHFSALLADLVRNGDLAWREAKRQLRKDHRWDLAESLEREEKERLFNEHIEQLGRKKRDKFRELLDEVGASTELTTSWRDIKKTLKDDPRYVKFSSSDRKCEKEFKEYIKDKLVAAKADFRELLQETKLITDKTFKKIQENSACLTEIEEILRKDRRFLVLEAAAVERTRLLMGYLEELARRGPPPPPTASEPSRRPTTN; via the exons ATGGAAGTAAGCAGTGAACAACCCGCTCCAACTATGGAGCCTGCCGCTAATACAGAGCAGGAAGCCACCGAAGAACCTACAGAGGAAACAGAGGAGTACAATTTCGATGGTGACGACTACAGGCCTTTTATTCCGCGAGGCCGAGGAGGTTTTAG GGGTCGGGGTCGGGGAGCATTTGACTTTCCAATGAGAGGTGGGCCCCCTAGATTtagaggacgaggatttggCCCACGTGGGCCAATGTTCAGAGGAGGAAACAATGGGTTCCCTTTCGAAGGTCCACCGCGTCCCAATTGTCCTCCAGGCCCTGGAGGACCACGTTTTCGTGGCCCGCCACCATTCGATCCAAGCTGGGGCCCTATGGGACCCCCTAATTTGATGGGGCCTCCCAACATGATGGGACCACCTGGAATG CCCCCTCCACACATGATGAACGGACCTCTTGGTGCTGGCCCGTATGGTCCACCGCCTGGAATGGGACCACCAAGCATGAAT CAGGGAGCACAAGTCGCCGGTCAGCAGACTCAACAGCAGATACATCAATCGCAAACAAACATTCCAGGATTAGACCTTAATGGTGAGGTATGGGTTGAGACGAAAACTGGGGACGGAAagtcatatttttataatataagaACAAGGGAGACTACCTGGACCAAGCCTGAGGGACCAAATGTTAAAGTTATGGCACAAGATCAG TTAGAGCAACTGGTACATGGCGCTGCTAAACAAGGTACTGGATCGACAACGCCAACAGGTACAATACAGTCTCAACCGGCTGAAACACGAGTAACACAGTCTGGCGAACAAGTAACTGGCAGCTCAGAAACTCAGAGTCAAGCTGCTACCTCAACACCTTCTTCTGCAACTACCGCACCAGCCAGTGAACCAACCGACACAAGTGTACAGCCGGAAATAAGTCAGACAAATg CATCACCATCGGCTGTTAGTGCACTGGCGACTAACGGCACAGCAAACATGATGCAACCACCACCAAATATGTTGCCAATGCAACACAGAATGCCCACCAACCAGTTTGGAGGTCCTATACCCACTCCGTTTGGAGCAGCACCTTTTGGCATGCCTCCGCCAGGCTTCCAGGCGTTTGGAAATTATGGACCACCTCAAACAAATTGgg GTATGCCACAAATGCCACATGGAGTTATGACTCCTCAGACTGGTGTTGAAGATCCCGCCATATTGGCACAGATAGACCCGGAGTTAGTGGCGTTAGCATTAGTTTGGACTGAACATCGTGCACCTGATGGCCGGATGtactattataatacaaaagCAGGCGAATCAGTTTGGGAAAAGCCGCAGCCAATGAAAGATTTTGAAA ATGCAAAACTTGCCATACGACAAAAAGCAGATGACATAGTACCTGCTGGAACTCAAGACGTGCCGATCAAACTTGAGAAACAAGAAGAGAGTAGCCCAGAGaccaaagaaaatttcaaggaaactgaaaataacaaacaaaagaaagaTGAAGTTGTTCCCAAAGAATCAGCTAAACCACAAGATAAATCAAGGCCGATTTCTAGCACTCCCGTTCCTGGAACACCATG GTGCGTTGTGTGGACTGGAGACGGTCGCGTATTTTTCTATAATCCCTCTTCCCGAATATCAGTGTGGGAAAGGCCCGAGGATCTAGTTGGACGGGCAGACGTTGAGAAACTGATTGCCACTCCACCAGATGCTGTTGCTACACCCAAAAATCCACACCAATCAGATTCTTGCGAAAGCAGTGACGAGGAACAGCCAACACCAGctaaaaaaccaaaacaagAAGAAGTTGTTAAAG TCATCCctaaggaggaggaggaaaaggaaggaaagaaaactATTGACATAGGTAAGGAGGCTGCGATTGAAGCAGAAGTGAGGGCTGCTAGAGAGAGAGCCATTGTTCCTTTGGATACAAGAATCAAATCATTCAAAGATATGCTAGCAGAAAAAGAT GTATCAGCATTCAGTACGTGGGAGAAAGAGTTGCATAAAATAGTATTCGACCCTCGCTATTTGTTGTTGACATCGAAGGAGAGGAAGCAagtctttgaaaaatatgtaaagGAGCGAGCTGAGGAGGAAAGACGAGAGAagcgaaataaaatgaagGAAAGGAAGGAACAATTTCAGAAGCTTCTCGAAGAAGCTACACTTCATGGAAA ATCATCGTTCAGTGATTTTGCTCAAAAACATGGCAAAGACGACCGTTTTAAAAACGTGGAGAAGATGCGCGAGCGCGAGAGTCTGTTCAACGAATATCTACTGGAAGTGCGAAAGCgggagaaggaggagaaaaCGGCTAAACGAGAACAG GTGAAAAAGGATTTTTTAACCATGTTGCGAGAGCACAAGGACATTGACAGACATTCTCATTGGAGTGATTGCAAGAAGAAATTAGAATCTGATTGGAGGTATAGACTGGTGGAATCTGCTACTGCTCGAGAGGACTGGTTTAGGGATTATATCCGTATACTGaaggaggaaagaaagaaagaaaaggaacgcGACAAGGATCATAAACACAGGGAGAAGGACCACCATAAATCTGAGAAGAAGGATAAAGACAGGAAAGACAACGACAAGTACAAAGACAAGTCCAAGGAAAAGGTTGATAAAGAAGTTAcaaaggagaaaaaacaaagaagaacaGAACTTAATCATGAGGAGAATGGTAAGGAAAAGCTCACCGTAGAGAAGGAAGCTGGGGAGGTTGAAGAGCCagaagagaagaaattgaaaagagaTAATGAC aaagaggaaaataatatTGCTTCCGATTCGGAAGAAGATCGCGAGAAGCAGAAACGCGAACGAGAACGAAGGGCTGAGGCCAGTTTAAGGGAACGCGAACGGGAAGTACAACGTACTCTCGCTACTCACCTCCGTGATCGGGATAAGGAAAGGCAACATCATAGGCACGCGGAAGCTGTTCAGCACTTCAGTGCACTTCTTGCCGATTTG GTTCGGAATGGCGATCTTGCTTGGCGCGAGGCCAAGCGACAATTAAGGAAAGATCATAGATGGGATTTAGCGGAGAGTCtagaaagagaagagaaggagCGGTTATTCAATGAACATATTGAACAGCTCGGTCGTAAAAAGCGCGATAAATTCAGGGAGCTACTAGACGAAGTTGGAGCATCTACAGAGCTTACCACGTCCTGGAGAGATATTaagaaaactttgaaagatGATCCCAGATATGTCAAGTTTTCTTCTAGTGATAGG aaatgtgaaaaagaattcaaagaATACATCAAGGATAAACTAGTTGCAGCCAAAGCTGATTTTAGAGAACTTCTCCAG GAAACAAAACTGATAACCGATAAgacattcaaaaaaattcaagaaaacaGCGCTTGCCTGacagaaattgaagaaattttaagaaaagACAGAAGGTTCCTTGTGTTGGAAGCTGCAGCTGTGGAACGAACACGTTTGCTTATGGGTTATTTGGAGGAATTGGCTCGCAGAggtccaccaccaccacctaCAGCCTCAGAACCTTCTCGCAGACCAACAACAAA TTAA
- the LOC124307838 gene encoding transcription elongation regulator 1 isoform X2 translates to MEVSSEQPAPTMEPAANTEQEATEEPTEETEEYNFDGDDYRPFIPRGRGGFRGRGRGAFDFPMRGGPPRFRGRGFGPRGPMFRGGNNGFPFEGPPRPNCPPGPGGPRFRGPPPFDPSWGPMGPPNLMGPPNMMGPPGMPPPHMMNGPLGAGPYGPPPGMGPPSMNGAQVAGQQTQQQIHQSQTNIPGLDLNGEVWVETKTGDGKSYFYNIRTRETTWTKPEGPNVKVMAQDQLEQLVHGAAKQGTGSTTPTGTIQSQPAETRVTQSGEQVTGSSETQSQAATSTPSSATTAPASEPTDTSVQPEISQTNASPSAVSALATNGTANMMQPPPNMLPMQHRMPTNQFGGPIPTPFGAAPFGMPPPGFQAFGNYGPPQTNWGMPQMPHGVMTPQTGVEDPAILAQIDPELVALALVWTEHRAPDGRMYYYNTKAGESVWEKPQPMKDFENAKLAIRQKADDIVPAGTQDVPIKLEKQEESSPETKENFKETENNKQKKDEVVPKESAKPQDKSRPISSTPVPGTPWCVVWTGDGRVFFYNPSSRISVWERPEDLVGRADVEKLIATPPDAVATPKNPHQSDSCESSDEEQPTPAKKPKQEEVVKVIPKEEEEKEGKKTIDIGKEAAIEAEVRAARERAIVPLDTRIKSFKDMLAEKDVSAFSTWEKELHKIVFDPRYLLLTSKERKQVFEKYVKERAEEERREKRNKMKERKEQFQKLLEEATLHGKSSFSDFAQKHGKDDRFKNVEKMRERESLFNEYLLEVRKREKEEKTAKREQVKKDFLTMLREHKDIDRHSHWSDCKKKLESDWRYRLVESATAREDWFRDYIRILKEERKKEKERDKDHKHREKDHHKSEKKDKDRKDNDKYKDKSKEKVDKEVTKEKKQRRTELNHEENGKEKLTVEKEAGEVEEPEEKKLKRDNDINNILLQKEENNIASDSEEDREKQKRERERRAEASLREREREVQRTLATHLRDRDKERQHHRHAEAVQHFSALLADLVRNGDLAWREAKRQLRKDHRWDLAESLEREEKERLFNEHIEQLGRKKRDKFRELLDEVGASTELTTSWRDIKKTLKDDPRYVKFSSSDRKCEKEFKEYIKDKLVAAKADFRELLQETKLITDKTFKKIQENSACLTEIEEILRKDRRFLVLEAAAVERTRLLMGYLEELARRGPPPPPTASEPSRRPTTN, encoded by the exons ATGGAAGTAAGCAGTGAACAACCCGCTCCAACTATGGAGCCTGCCGCTAATACAGAGCAGGAAGCCACCGAAGAACCTACAGAGGAAACAGAGGAGTACAATTTCGATGGTGACGACTACAGGCCTTTTATTCCGCGAGGCCGAGGAGGTTTTAG GGGTCGGGGTCGGGGAGCATTTGACTTTCCAATGAGAGGTGGGCCCCCTAGATTtagaggacgaggatttggCCCACGTGGGCCAATGTTCAGAGGAGGAAACAATGGGTTCCCTTTCGAAGGTCCACCGCGTCCCAATTGTCCTCCAGGCCCTGGAGGACCACGTTTTCGTGGCCCGCCACCATTCGATCCAAGCTGGGGCCCTATGGGACCCCCTAATTTGATGGGGCCTCCCAACATGATGGGACCACCTGGAATG CCCCCTCCACACATGATGAACGGACCTCTTGGTGCTGGCCCGTATGGTCCACCGCCTGGAATGGGACCACCAAGCATGAAT GGAGCACAAGTCGCCGGTCAGCAGACTCAACAGCAGATACATCAATCGCAAACAAACATTCCAGGATTAGACCTTAATGGTGAGGTATGGGTTGAGACGAAAACTGGGGACGGAAagtcatatttttataatataagaACAAGGGAGACTACCTGGACCAAGCCTGAGGGACCAAATGTTAAAGTTATGGCACAAGATCAG TTAGAGCAACTGGTACATGGCGCTGCTAAACAAGGTACTGGATCGACAACGCCAACAGGTACAATACAGTCTCAACCGGCTGAAACACGAGTAACACAGTCTGGCGAACAAGTAACTGGCAGCTCAGAAACTCAGAGTCAAGCTGCTACCTCAACACCTTCTTCTGCAACTACCGCACCAGCCAGTGAACCAACCGACACAAGTGTACAGCCGGAAATAAGTCAGACAAATg CATCACCATCGGCTGTTAGTGCACTGGCGACTAACGGCACAGCAAACATGATGCAACCACCACCAAATATGTTGCCAATGCAACACAGAATGCCCACCAACCAGTTTGGAGGTCCTATACCCACTCCGTTTGGAGCAGCACCTTTTGGCATGCCTCCGCCAGGCTTCCAGGCGTTTGGAAATTATGGACCACCTCAAACAAATTGgg GTATGCCACAAATGCCACATGGAGTTATGACTCCTCAGACTGGTGTTGAAGATCCCGCCATATTGGCACAGATAGACCCGGAGTTAGTGGCGTTAGCATTAGTTTGGACTGAACATCGTGCACCTGATGGCCGGATGtactattataatacaaaagCAGGCGAATCAGTTTGGGAAAAGCCGCAGCCAATGAAAGATTTTGAAA ATGCAAAACTTGCCATACGACAAAAAGCAGATGACATAGTACCTGCTGGAACTCAAGACGTGCCGATCAAACTTGAGAAACAAGAAGAGAGTAGCCCAGAGaccaaagaaaatttcaaggaaactgaaaataacaaacaaaagaaagaTGAAGTTGTTCCCAAAGAATCAGCTAAACCACAAGATAAATCAAGGCCGATTTCTAGCACTCCCGTTCCTGGAACACCATG GTGCGTTGTGTGGACTGGAGACGGTCGCGTATTTTTCTATAATCCCTCTTCCCGAATATCAGTGTGGGAAAGGCCCGAGGATCTAGTTGGACGGGCAGACGTTGAGAAACTGATTGCCACTCCACCAGATGCTGTTGCTACACCCAAAAATCCACACCAATCAGATTCTTGCGAAAGCAGTGACGAGGAACAGCCAACACCAGctaaaaaaccaaaacaagAAGAAGTTGTTAAAG TCATCCctaaggaggaggaggaaaaggaaggaaagaaaactATTGACATAGGTAAGGAGGCTGCGATTGAAGCAGAAGTGAGGGCTGCTAGAGAGAGAGCCATTGTTCCTTTGGATACAAGAATCAAATCATTCAAAGATATGCTAGCAGAAAAAGAT GTATCAGCATTCAGTACGTGGGAGAAAGAGTTGCATAAAATAGTATTCGACCCTCGCTATTTGTTGTTGACATCGAAGGAGAGGAAGCAagtctttgaaaaatatgtaaagGAGCGAGCTGAGGAGGAAAGACGAGAGAagcgaaataaaatgaagGAAAGGAAGGAACAATTTCAGAAGCTTCTCGAAGAAGCTACACTTCATGGAAA ATCATCGTTCAGTGATTTTGCTCAAAAACATGGCAAAGACGACCGTTTTAAAAACGTGGAGAAGATGCGCGAGCGCGAGAGTCTGTTCAACGAATATCTACTGGAAGTGCGAAAGCgggagaaggaggagaaaaCGGCTAAACGAGAACAG GTGAAAAAGGATTTTTTAACCATGTTGCGAGAGCACAAGGACATTGACAGACATTCTCATTGGAGTGATTGCAAGAAGAAATTAGAATCTGATTGGAGGTATAGACTGGTGGAATCTGCTACTGCTCGAGAGGACTGGTTTAGGGATTATATCCGTATACTGaaggaggaaagaaagaaagaaaaggaacgcGACAAGGATCATAAACACAGGGAGAAGGACCACCATAAATCTGAGAAGAAGGATAAAGACAGGAAAGACAACGACAAGTACAAAGACAAGTCCAAGGAAAAGGTTGATAAAGAAGTTAcaaaggagaaaaaacaaagaagaacaGAACTTAATCATGAGGAGAATGGTAAGGAAAAGCTCACCGTAGAGAAGGAAGCTGGGGAGGTTGAAGAGCCagaagagaagaaattgaaaagagaTAATGAC ataaacaatattttactgcagaaagaggaaaataatatTGCTTCCGATTCGGAAGAAGATCGCGAGAAGCAGAAACGCGAACGAGAACGAAGGGCTGAGGCCAGTTTAAGGGAACGCGAACGGGAAGTACAACGTACTCTCGCTACTCACCTCCGTGATCGGGATAAGGAAAGGCAACATCATAGGCACGCGGAAGCTGTTCAGCACTTCAGTGCACTTCTTGCCGATTTG GTTCGGAATGGCGATCTTGCTTGGCGCGAGGCCAAGCGACAATTAAGGAAAGATCATAGATGGGATTTAGCGGAGAGTCtagaaagagaagagaaggagCGGTTATTCAATGAACATATTGAACAGCTCGGTCGTAAAAAGCGCGATAAATTCAGGGAGCTACTAGACGAAGTTGGAGCATCTACAGAGCTTACCACGTCCTGGAGAGATATTaagaaaactttgaaagatGATCCCAGATATGTCAAGTTTTCTTCTAGTGATAGG aaatgtgaaaaagaattcaaagaATACATCAAGGATAAACTAGTTGCAGCCAAAGCTGATTTTAGAGAACTTCTCCAG GAAACAAAACTGATAACCGATAAgacattcaaaaaaattcaagaaaacaGCGCTTGCCTGacagaaattgaagaaattttaagaaaagACAGAAGGTTCCTTGTGTTGGAAGCTGCAGCTGTGGAACGAACACGTTTGCTTATGGGTTATTTGGAGGAATTGGCTCGCAGAggtccaccaccaccacctaCAGCCTCAGAACCTTCTCGCAGACCAACAACAAA TTAA
- the LOC124307838 gene encoding transcription elongation regulator 1 isoform X1 produces MEVSSEQPAPTMEPAANTEQEATEEPTEETEEYNFDGDDYRPFIPRGRGGFRGRGRGAFDFPMRGGPPRFRGRGFGPRGPMFRGGNNGFPFEGPPRPNCPPGPGGPRFRGPPPFDPSWGPMGPPNLMGPPNMMGPPGMPPPHMMNGPLGAGPYGPPPGMGPPSMNQGAQVAGQQTQQQIHQSQTNIPGLDLNGEVWVETKTGDGKSYFYNIRTRETTWTKPEGPNVKVMAQDQLEQLVHGAAKQGTGSTTPTGTIQSQPAETRVTQSGEQVTGSSETQSQAATSTPSSATTAPASEPTDTSVQPEISQTNASPSAVSALATNGTANMMQPPPNMLPMQHRMPTNQFGGPIPTPFGAAPFGMPPPGFQAFGNYGPPQTNWGMPQMPHGVMTPQTGVEDPAILAQIDPELVALALVWTEHRAPDGRMYYYNTKAGESVWEKPQPMKDFENAKLAIRQKADDIVPAGTQDVPIKLEKQEESSPETKENFKETENNKQKKDEVVPKESAKPQDKSRPISSTPVPGTPWCVVWTGDGRVFFYNPSSRISVWERPEDLVGRADVEKLIATPPDAVATPKNPHQSDSCESSDEEQPTPAKKPKQEEVVKVIPKEEEEKEGKKTIDIGKEAAIEAEVRAARERAIVPLDTRIKSFKDMLAEKDVSAFSTWEKELHKIVFDPRYLLLTSKERKQVFEKYVKERAEEERREKRNKMKERKEQFQKLLEEATLHGKSSFSDFAQKHGKDDRFKNVEKMRERESLFNEYLLEVRKREKEEKTAKREQVKKDFLTMLREHKDIDRHSHWSDCKKKLESDWRYRLVESATAREDWFRDYIRILKEERKKEKERDKDHKHREKDHHKSEKKDKDRKDNDKYKDKSKEKVDKEVTKEKKQRRTELNHEENGKEKLTVEKEAGEVEEPEEKKLKRDNDINNILLQKEENNIASDSEEDREKQKRERERRAEASLREREREVQRTLATHLRDRDKERQHHRHAEAVQHFSALLADLVRNGDLAWREAKRQLRKDHRWDLAESLEREEKERLFNEHIEQLGRKKRDKFRELLDEVGASTELTTSWRDIKKTLKDDPRYVKFSSSDRKCEKEFKEYIKDKLVAAKADFRELLQETKLITDKTFKKIQENSACLTEIEEILRKDRRFLVLEAAAVERTRLLMGYLEELARRGPPPPPTASEPSRRPTTN; encoded by the exons ATGGAAGTAAGCAGTGAACAACCCGCTCCAACTATGGAGCCTGCCGCTAATACAGAGCAGGAAGCCACCGAAGAACCTACAGAGGAAACAGAGGAGTACAATTTCGATGGTGACGACTACAGGCCTTTTATTCCGCGAGGCCGAGGAGGTTTTAG GGGTCGGGGTCGGGGAGCATTTGACTTTCCAATGAGAGGTGGGCCCCCTAGATTtagaggacgaggatttggCCCACGTGGGCCAATGTTCAGAGGAGGAAACAATGGGTTCCCTTTCGAAGGTCCACCGCGTCCCAATTGTCCTCCAGGCCCTGGAGGACCACGTTTTCGTGGCCCGCCACCATTCGATCCAAGCTGGGGCCCTATGGGACCCCCTAATTTGATGGGGCCTCCCAACATGATGGGACCACCTGGAATG CCCCCTCCACACATGATGAACGGACCTCTTGGTGCTGGCCCGTATGGTCCACCGCCTGGAATGGGACCACCAAGCATGAAT CAGGGAGCACAAGTCGCCGGTCAGCAGACTCAACAGCAGATACATCAATCGCAAACAAACATTCCAGGATTAGACCTTAATGGTGAGGTATGGGTTGAGACGAAAACTGGGGACGGAAagtcatatttttataatataagaACAAGGGAGACTACCTGGACCAAGCCTGAGGGACCAAATGTTAAAGTTATGGCACAAGATCAG TTAGAGCAACTGGTACATGGCGCTGCTAAACAAGGTACTGGATCGACAACGCCAACAGGTACAATACAGTCTCAACCGGCTGAAACACGAGTAACACAGTCTGGCGAACAAGTAACTGGCAGCTCAGAAACTCAGAGTCAAGCTGCTACCTCAACACCTTCTTCTGCAACTACCGCACCAGCCAGTGAACCAACCGACACAAGTGTACAGCCGGAAATAAGTCAGACAAATg CATCACCATCGGCTGTTAGTGCACTGGCGACTAACGGCACAGCAAACATGATGCAACCACCACCAAATATGTTGCCAATGCAACACAGAATGCCCACCAACCAGTTTGGAGGTCCTATACCCACTCCGTTTGGAGCAGCACCTTTTGGCATGCCTCCGCCAGGCTTCCAGGCGTTTGGAAATTATGGACCACCTCAAACAAATTGgg GTATGCCACAAATGCCACATGGAGTTATGACTCCTCAGACTGGTGTTGAAGATCCCGCCATATTGGCACAGATAGACCCGGAGTTAGTGGCGTTAGCATTAGTTTGGACTGAACATCGTGCACCTGATGGCCGGATGtactattataatacaaaagCAGGCGAATCAGTTTGGGAAAAGCCGCAGCCAATGAAAGATTTTGAAA ATGCAAAACTTGCCATACGACAAAAAGCAGATGACATAGTACCTGCTGGAACTCAAGACGTGCCGATCAAACTTGAGAAACAAGAAGAGAGTAGCCCAGAGaccaaagaaaatttcaaggaaactgaaaataacaaacaaaagaaagaTGAAGTTGTTCCCAAAGAATCAGCTAAACCACAAGATAAATCAAGGCCGATTTCTAGCACTCCCGTTCCTGGAACACCATG GTGCGTTGTGTGGACTGGAGACGGTCGCGTATTTTTCTATAATCCCTCTTCCCGAATATCAGTGTGGGAAAGGCCCGAGGATCTAGTTGGACGGGCAGACGTTGAGAAACTGATTGCCACTCCACCAGATGCTGTTGCTACACCCAAAAATCCACACCAATCAGATTCTTGCGAAAGCAGTGACGAGGAACAGCCAACACCAGctaaaaaaccaaaacaagAAGAAGTTGTTAAAG TCATCCctaaggaggaggaggaaaaggaaggaaagaaaactATTGACATAGGTAAGGAGGCTGCGATTGAAGCAGAAGTGAGGGCTGCTAGAGAGAGAGCCATTGTTCCTTTGGATACAAGAATCAAATCATTCAAAGATATGCTAGCAGAAAAAGAT GTATCAGCATTCAGTACGTGGGAGAAAGAGTTGCATAAAATAGTATTCGACCCTCGCTATTTGTTGTTGACATCGAAGGAGAGGAAGCAagtctttgaaaaatatgtaaagGAGCGAGCTGAGGAGGAAAGACGAGAGAagcgaaataaaatgaagGAAAGGAAGGAACAATTTCAGAAGCTTCTCGAAGAAGCTACACTTCATGGAAA ATCATCGTTCAGTGATTTTGCTCAAAAACATGGCAAAGACGACCGTTTTAAAAACGTGGAGAAGATGCGCGAGCGCGAGAGTCTGTTCAACGAATATCTACTGGAAGTGCGAAAGCgggagaaggaggagaaaaCGGCTAAACGAGAACAG GTGAAAAAGGATTTTTTAACCATGTTGCGAGAGCACAAGGACATTGACAGACATTCTCATTGGAGTGATTGCAAGAAGAAATTAGAATCTGATTGGAGGTATAGACTGGTGGAATCTGCTACTGCTCGAGAGGACTGGTTTAGGGATTATATCCGTATACTGaaggaggaaagaaagaaagaaaaggaacgcGACAAGGATCATAAACACAGGGAGAAGGACCACCATAAATCTGAGAAGAAGGATAAAGACAGGAAAGACAACGACAAGTACAAAGACAAGTCCAAGGAAAAGGTTGATAAAGAAGTTAcaaaggagaaaaaacaaagaagaacaGAACTTAATCATGAGGAGAATGGTAAGGAAAAGCTCACCGTAGAGAAGGAAGCTGGGGAGGTTGAAGAGCCagaagagaagaaattgaaaagagaTAATGAC ataaacaatattttactgcagaaagaggaaaataatatTGCTTCCGATTCGGAAGAAGATCGCGAGAAGCAGAAACGCGAACGAGAACGAAGGGCTGAGGCCAGTTTAAGGGAACGCGAACGGGAAGTACAACGTACTCTCGCTACTCACCTCCGTGATCGGGATAAGGAAAGGCAACATCATAGGCACGCGGAAGCTGTTCAGCACTTCAGTGCACTTCTTGCCGATTTG GTTCGGAATGGCGATCTTGCTTGGCGCGAGGCCAAGCGACAATTAAGGAAAGATCATAGATGGGATTTAGCGGAGAGTCtagaaagagaagagaaggagCGGTTATTCAATGAACATATTGAACAGCTCGGTCGTAAAAAGCGCGATAAATTCAGGGAGCTACTAGACGAAGTTGGAGCATCTACAGAGCTTACCACGTCCTGGAGAGATATTaagaaaactttgaaagatGATCCCAGATATGTCAAGTTTTCTTCTAGTGATAGG aaatgtgaaaaagaattcaaagaATACATCAAGGATAAACTAGTTGCAGCCAAAGCTGATTTTAGAGAACTTCTCCAG GAAACAAAACTGATAACCGATAAgacattcaaaaaaattcaagaaaacaGCGCTTGCCTGacagaaattgaagaaattttaagaaaagACAGAAGGTTCCTTGTGTTGGAAGCTGCAGCTGTGGAACGAACACGTTTGCTTATGGGTTATTTGGAGGAATTGGCTCGCAGAggtccaccaccaccacctaCAGCCTCAGAACCTTCTCGCAGACCAACAACAAA TTAA